A single region of the Lathamus discolor isolate bLatDis1 chromosome 13, bLatDis1.hap1, whole genome shotgun sequence genome encodes:
- the TMEM100 gene encoding transmembrane protein 100 isoform X2, with amino-acid sequence MTNEPIKEILGAPKHPGTVTMKKCNNNDCVITTIPLVSECQLTAATGGAELSCYRCTIPFGVVILIAGIVVTAVAYSFNSHGSIISVFGLVLLSSGLLLLASSAVCWKIRQQNKKAKRRESQTALVANQRTLFG; translated from the coding sequence ATGACAAACGAACCTATTAAAGAGATTCTGGGCGCTCCAAAGCATCCTGGTACTGTAACCATGAAGAAGTGTAATAACAATGACTGTGTGATAACCACCATCCCTCTTGTCAGTGAGTGCCAGCTGACCGCAGCCACAGGGGGAGCAGAACTCTCCTGTTACCGCTGTACCATTCCCTTTGGGGTGGTTATCCTCATAGCCGGCATCGTGGTTACTGCTGTGGCATACAGCTTTAATTCTCATGGATCGATCATCTCGGTGTTTGGATTAGTCCTTTTGTCATCAGGACTCCTTTTGCTGGCTTCTAGTGCAGTGTGCTGGAAAATCaggcagcaaaacaagaaagcaaagaggCGGGAGAGCCAGACAGCACTTGTGGCAAATCAGAGAACCTTGTTTGGTTAA
- the TMEM100 gene encoding transmembrane protein 100 isoform X1, producing the protein MMHRVLSSACSSRRTDGVKAIKMTNEPIKEILGAPKHPGTVTMKKCNNNDCVITTIPLVSECQLTAATGGAELSCYRCTIPFGVVILIAGIVVTAVAYSFNSHGSIISVFGLVLLSSGLLLLASSAVCWKIRQQNKKAKRRESQTALVANQRTLFG; encoded by the exons ATGA TGCACCGTGTGCTCAGCAGTGCCTGCTCTAGCCGAAGAACTGACGGAGTCAAGGCAATCAAGATGACAAACGAACCTATTAAAGAGATTCTGGGCGCTCCAAAGCATCCTGGTACTGTAACCATGAAGAAGTGTAATAACAATGACTGTGTGATAACCACCATCCCTCTTGTCAGTGAGTGCCAGCTGACCGCAGCCACAGGGGGAGCAGAACTCTCCTGTTACCGCTGTACCATTCCCTTTGGGGTGGTTATCCTCATAGCCGGCATCGTGGTTACTGCTGTGGCATACAGCTTTAATTCTCATGGATCGATCATCTCGGTGTTTGGATTAGTCCTTTTGTCATCAGGACTCCTTTTGCTGGCTTCTAGTGCAGTGTGCTGGAAAATCaggcagcaaaacaagaaagcaaagaggCGGGAGAGCCAGACAGCACTTGTGGCAAATCAGAGAACCTTGTTTGGTTAA